A DNA window from Haloactinospora alba contains the following coding sequences:
- a CDS encoding phosphocholine cytidylyltransferase family protein, protein MLGMVLAAGAGRRLRPYTDTLPKALVPVDGETTILDISLRNLAASGITDIVVVVGYCAEAVRERKEALEERHGVHLRLVHNDKAEEWNNAYSLWTARDYFSDGVLLVNGDTVHPDTVEETLLAARGPELLLAVDNVKTLGDEEMKVTLDEAGYLTRITKRMDPAQAAGEYIGATLIDGSADARVADALRTTWERDPQLYYEDGFQELADRGGKVATAPIGKVDWVEVDDHDDLNRAREIACRY, encoded by the coding sequence ATGCTCGGTATGGTTCTTGCCGCAGGAGCGGGACGCCGGCTGCGCCCCTACACCGACACGCTGCCCAAGGCGCTGGTCCCGGTCGATGGGGAAACCACCATTCTGGACATCTCACTGCGTAACCTCGCGGCGTCCGGGATCACCGACATCGTCGTGGTCGTCGGTTACTGCGCCGAAGCGGTACGGGAACGCAAGGAGGCCCTGGAGGAGCGGCACGGAGTCCACCTGCGGCTGGTCCACAACGACAAGGCCGAGGAGTGGAACAACGCCTACTCCCTGTGGACCGCGCGGGACTACTTCTCCGATGGCGTCCTCCTCGTCAACGGGGACACCGTGCATCCGGACACGGTGGAAGAGACACTACTGGCCGCGCGCGGACCGGAACTGCTCCTGGCGGTGGACAACGTCAAAACACTCGGCGACGAGGAGATGAAGGTCACCCTGGACGAGGCGGGTTACCTCACGCGCATCACGAAACGGATGGACCCCGCCCAGGCCGCGGGAGAGTACATCGGCGCCACCCTCATCGACGGCTCCGCGGACGCCCGCGTCGCGGACGCGCTCCGCACCACCTGGGAACGCGACCCCCAGCTCTACTACGAGGACGGTTTCCAGGAACTGGCCGACCGCGGCGGGAAAGTCGCCACCGCCCCCATCGGCAAGGTGGACTGGGTCGAGGTGGACGACCACGATGACCTCAACCGGGCCCGGGAGATCGCATGCCGCTACTAG
- the purE gene encoding 5-(carboxyamino)imidazole ribonucleotide mutase → MGSDSDWPVMQDAATALDEFGISYEAEVVSAHRMPAEMLDYGRQAADRGLRVIIAGAGGAAHLPGMLASVTTLPVVGVPVPLKHLDGMDSLLSIVQMPAGVPVATVAVGASRNAGLLAVRTLAAQDPELRSRMADFQAELNNQAQAKGERLRRKAAEGSSPAGFGLG, encoded by the coding sequence ATGGGCAGCGACTCCGACTGGCCCGTCATGCAGGACGCCGCCACGGCGCTGGACGAGTTCGGGATCAGCTACGAGGCCGAGGTGGTCTCCGCCCACCGGATGCCCGCCGAGATGCTCGACTACGGGCGCCAGGCGGCCGACCGGGGGCTGCGGGTGATCATCGCCGGGGCCGGCGGGGCGGCGCACCTGCCGGGCATGCTCGCCTCCGTCACCACCCTGCCCGTGGTCGGCGTTCCGGTGCCGCTGAAGCACCTGGACGGTATGGACTCGCTGCTGTCCATCGTGCAGATGCCGGCCGGTGTGCCGGTCGCCACGGTCGCGGTGGGAGCCTCCCGCAACGCCGGCCTGCTCGCGGTGCGGACACTCGCCGCCCAGGACCCGGAGCTGCGCTCCCGGATGGCTGACTTCCAGGCGGAGCTGAACAACCAGGCCCAGGCCAAGGGCGAGCGCCTCCGCCGGAAGGCGGCCGAGGGATCCTCACCGGCCGGCTTCGGCCTCGGCTGA
- a CDS encoding glycerophosphodiester phosphodiesterase, translating to MTIFTPTEVIGHRGAGRSTDSGPAQNTVASFHTAVDSGAGWIEVDVRRSADGVLVLNHDPTLPDGRAIVDLTAETCRKEGLTTLQEATAEIPPHIGLDIDLKTVMEDATGAADQRTAALLLPVLRREARRRRVFVCSFDPGALLELHRGAPHVPTAWMPYVRNPVDEAVSGAAGLGCAIVAIDARSFGVGEEGRPPGRREVDYTVATAHAAGLEVLSWCPDPEEAARFAAVGMDAVVVDDVPGAVAALDAR from the coding sequence ATGACGATTTTCACCCCGACCGAGGTGATCGGCCACCGCGGCGCCGGACGCAGCACTGACAGCGGCCCCGCGCAGAACACCGTCGCCTCGTTCCACACCGCGGTCGACAGCGGGGCGGGCTGGATCGAGGTCGACGTGCGGCGCAGCGCCGACGGGGTCCTGGTGCTGAACCACGACCCCACCCTTCCCGACGGGCGCGCGATCGTGGACCTCACGGCGGAGACCTGCCGGAAGGAGGGACTGACCACCCTCCAGGAGGCGACCGCCGAGATCCCGCCGCACATCGGACTGGACATCGACCTCAAAACCGTGATGGAGGACGCCACCGGGGCCGCCGACCAGCGCACGGCCGCGCTCCTGCTTCCCGTGCTCCGGCGGGAGGCCCGGCGGCGCCGCGTGTTCGTCTGCTCCTTCGACCCCGGGGCGCTCCTGGAGCTGCACCGCGGCGCGCCGCACGTCCCCACCGCCTGGATGCCCTACGTACGCAACCCCGTCGACGAGGCCGTGTCCGGAGCCGCCGGGCTGGGGTGCGCGATCGTCGCCATCGACGCGCGCTCGTTCGGAGTGGGCGAGGAGGGACGGCCACCGGGACGCCGCGAGGTCGACTACACCGTCGCCACCGCCCACGCGGCCGGGCTGGAGGTGCTCTCCTGGTGCCCCGACCCCGAGGAGGCGGCCCGGTTCGCCGCGGTCGGGATGGACGCGGTGGTGGTGGACGACGTTCCCGGCGCCGTGGCGGCCCTCGACGCGCGGTGA
- a CDS encoding LCP family protein yields MSDRPPEGPRRGAPTPEFRRIRSSPTPPGDGPPGDRSSAGPRAPFLPPPAVRRKRLLLLVASTLSVAVLLASGTAWAFSGWMSGKLNRSDVFGGLLQGDRPESGPEGALNFLVIGSDSRDGLTSEEQSELGVGGNVGQRADTMMLVHVNSDRDRVEVVALPRDSWVDIPEHGPNKINASYAFGGPSLAVRTVESATDVRIDHYVEVDFSGFVDVVDTLDGIEVCLSQPITDPKADLDMAAGTHRVGGTEALAFARTRKTAGGDFDRIDRQQQVMSALLDKAMSTDTLSDPGRFTDFLDTALSSVTVDNGLDTATINQLGNELRTVGLDDVSFTQVPVAEANYRTPEGASAVQWDTEAAGDLFSRLSEDRPIAEEDSDEEKEREKDDAADSPRPRDVRVKVFNGMGQPGLGSQVRSKLREAGFASPTKARNWKNTDVTTTLVRHAPERKDQAELVSRALPGSELVEDDTLGEGVQVVLGAEHSTVDTTAPTATPEDGNRDHGTDTARDNVCGS; encoded by the coding sequence GTGAGCGACCGGCCGCCCGAGGGGCCGCGCCGGGGAGCCCCCACTCCGGAGTTCCGGCGTATCCGCTCCTCCCCCACCCCGCCCGGGGACGGCCCCCCGGGAGACCGCTCCAGCGCCGGCCCCCGCGCCCCGTTCCTCCCCCCGCCCGCGGTGCGCCGCAAGCGGCTCCTGCTGCTGGTCGCCAGCACGCTCTCGGTCGCGGTACTGCTCGCCTCCGGAACGGCGTGGGCGTTCTCCGGATGGATGTCGGGCAAGCTCAACCGGTCCGACGTGTTCGGGGGGCTCCTGCAGGGTGACCGCCCCGAATCCGGACCCGAGGGCGCACTGAACTTCCTGGTCATAGGCTCGGACAGCCGCGACGGCCTGACCAGCGAGGAGCAGAGCGAGCTCGGTGTGGGAGGCAACGTGGGGCAGCGTGCCGACACCATGATGCTGGTCCACGTGAACAGCGACCGCGACCGTGTCGAGGTCGTGGCCCTGCCCCGGGACTCGTGGGTGGACATCCCCGAGCACGGCCCCAACAAGATCAACGCCTCCTACGCGTTCGGCGGCCCGAGCCTGGCCGTCCGGACCGTGGAGTCGGCCACCGACGTCCGCATCGACCACTACGTGGAGGTGGACTTCTCCGGGTTCGTCGACGTGGTCGACACCCTGGACGGCATCGAGGTGTGCCTGTCACAGCCCATCACCGACCCCAAGGCGGACCTGGACATGGCCGCGGGCACCCACCGGGTCGGCGGCACCGAGGCACTGGCGTTCGCCCGCACCCGCAAGACGGCGGGCGGGGACTTCGACCGCATCGACCGCCAGCAACAGGTGATGTCCGCCCTGCTGGACAAGGCGATGAGCACGGACACCCTGAGCGATCCCGGCAGGTTCACCGACTTCCTCGACACCGCCCTGTCGTCGGTGACCGTGGACAACGGACTGGACACCGCCACCATCAACCAACTCGGCAACGAGCTGCGCACCGTGGGCCTGGACGACGTCTCCTTCACCCAGGTTCCGGTGGCCGAGGCGAACTACCGCACCCCGGAGGGCGCCAGTGCCGTCCAGTGGGACACCGAGGCCGCCGGCGACCTCTTCTCCCGCCTCTCCGAGGACCGGCCCATAGCCGAAGAGGACTCCGACGAGGAGAAGGAGCGGGAGAAGGACGACGCCGCGGACTCCCCCCGTCCGAGGGACGTCCGGGTAAAGGTCTTCAACGGGATGGGCCAGCCGGGGTTGGGATCCCAGGTCAGGAGCAAACTCCGCGAGGCCGGCTTCGCCTCCCCCACCAAGGCCCGGAACTGGAAGAACACCGACGTCACCACGACGCTGGTCCGCCACGCCCCGGAACGGAAGGACCAGGCCGAACTCGTCTCCCGCGCCCTACCCGGCTCCGAGCTGGTCGAGGACGACACACTCGGCGAGGGGGTCCAGGTCGTCCTCGGCGCCGAGCACTCCACTGTCGACACCACGGCCCCCACGGCCACGCCGGAGGACGGGAACCGCGACCACGGCACGGACACCGCCCGGGACAACGTCTGCGGATCCTGA
- a CDS encoding DUF5941 domain-containing protein — MYGIDLGICRDDGHLGSALGILAAGALPPLLPAVVGAGATCALLAAGLGNLTGITLFAPVALLLLAGLASRHPHDGRSDWMVPPILRGTEYLYLLALGYGAGVAEPLVFVLIAAVVLRHRDVAHRARCGVAPPLWARRAALGWDGRMALAALGGVLGWAPFVYGALAGYVLVLLGAESAVSWCATPVTTATDRRRNEWGGVGASTT; from the coding sequence ATGTACGGCATTGACCTGGGGATTTGTCGTGACGATGGCCACCTCGGTTCCGCGTTGGGCATACTGGCCGCGGGCGCTCTTCCCCCACTCCTCCCGGCTGTGGTGGGTGCGGGCGCCACCTGCGCGCTGCTGGCCGCCGGACTCGGCAATCTCACAGGCATTACCCTGTTTGCACCGGTCGCTCTGCTCCTACTGGCGGGGTTGGCTTCCAGACATCCGCACGATGGACGATCGGACTGGATGGTTCCGCCGATTCTTCGCGGGACGGAGTACCTGTACCTGCTCGCGCTCGGTTACGGGGCGGGTGTGGCAGAACCGCTCGTGTTCGTGCTCATCGCCGCGGTGGTGCTGCGCCACCGCGACGTCGCGCACCGCGCACGCTGCGGTGTCGCGCCACCCCTCTGGGCACGTCGGGCTGCGCTCGGTTGGGACGGGAGAATGGCGCTTGCCGCTCTCGGCGGCGTGCTGGGGTGGGCGCCGTTCGTCTACGGTGCTCTCGCCGGGTATGTGCTGGTGCTGCTCGGCGCGGAGTCCGCGGTGAGCTGGTGCGCGACCCCGGTAACGACAGCGACGGACCGAAGGCGAAACGAATGGGGAGGCGTTGGCGCCTCCACAACTTGA
- a CDS encoding ABC transporter ATP-binding protein — protein MAQPVIEAEELGVKFAVNRRRKRSLREMFIHGTKRDPNAGGNAFWPLRGVSFSAEEGDCIGIVGKNGTGKSTLLKLIAGVLLPDEGTVRVQGKVAPLLELRAGFSEQLTGRENVYLVGSLHGMTNEELDARFQEIVDFAEIDPKFIDSPVRHYSSGMKVRLGFALISQLEHPIMLVDEVLAVGDKSFRRKCYDAIDRMLSNNRTMVLVSHNENDLKRFCNRGLYIKEGELTMDSDIESTLSAYNEDTKAEIEARKNRNNPADPEQPPRSDEDDGQGGDQAA, from the coding sequence ATGGCGCAGCCGGTTATCGAGGCCGAGGAGCTCGGCGTCAAGTTCGCGGTGAACCGCCGGCGTAAACGTAGTCTGCGTGAGATGTTCATCCACGGGACGAAGCGCGACCCCAACGCCGGGGGAAACGCGTTCTGGCCGCTGCGCGGCGTGTCCTTCAGCGCCGAGGAGGGCGACTGCATCGGCATCGTCGGCAAGAACGGCACCGGCAAGTCCACCCTGCTCAAACTCATCGCGGGTGTCCTCCTCCCGGACGAGGGAACGGTCCGGGTCCAGGGCAAGGTGGCTCCGCTGCTGGAGCTGCGCGCCGGCTTCTCCGAGCAGCTCACCGGCCGGGAGAACGTCTACCTCGTGGGGTCGCTGCACGGGATGACCAACGAGGAGCTCGACGCGCGTTTCCAGGAGATCGTCGACTTCGCCGAGATCGATCCGAAGTTCATCGACTCCCCGGTCCGGCACTACTCCAGCGGGATGAAGGTGCGGCTCGGGTTCGCGCTGATCTCCCAGCTGGAACACCCCATCATGCTGGTGGACGAGGTCCTCGCCGTGGGAGACAAGAGCTTCCGCCGCAAGTGCTATGACGCCATCGACAGGATGCTCAGCAACAACCGGACCATGGTGCTCGTCTCGCACAACGAGAACGACCTGAAACGGTTCTGCAACCGCGGCCTCTACATCAAGGAGGGCGAGTTGACCATGGACAGCGACATCGAGAGCACGCTGAGCGCCTACAACGAGGACACCAAGGCCGAGATCGAGGCGCGGAAGAACAGGAACAACCCCGCCGACCCGGAGCAGCCCCCGCGTTCGGACGAGGACGACGGGCAGGGGGGTGACCAGGCCGCCTGA
- the sph gene encoding sphingomyelin phosphodiesterase gives MFALALGASTVATAPPAAAADAPAIATYNTFLMSTNLYPNWGQEQRVQHLADDGVVSGQDVVVFQEAYDNATSRQLLDSVSGEYPHSTPVIGRSTSGWDATTGYRWETSEDGGVAVASTWPIVRQEQHLFSDACGGDWFSNKGFAYVELDSPGGPVHVVGTHLQSEDDGCSEGLDEEVRWSQLDRIRTVLDGQDIPDDEPVYVAGDLNVDRGTDEYARMLDQLGAVGPTHTGAEHSFDPDSNSIAGYRYPDAASEQLDHVLPIANGAAPDSYTNDTAEVHSDPWTPPSGGDSYTDHSDHYPVFGRSS, from the coding sequence ATGTTCGCGTTGGCGCTCGGGGCGTCGACGGTGGCCACTGCTCCCCCTGCGGCCGCCGCCGACGCCCCCGCCATCGCGACGTACAACACTTTCCTGATGTCGACGAACCTGTACCCGAACTGGGGCCAGGAACAGCGCGTCCAACACCTGGCCGATGACGGCGTGGTCTCCGGACAGGACGTGGTCGTGTTCCAGGAGGCCTACGACAACGCGACCTCCCGCCAGCTCCTGGACTCCGTCTCCGGGGAGTACCCCCACTCCACCCCCGTCATCGGCCGTTCCACCTCCGGCTGGGACGCCACCACCGGCTACCGGTGGGAGACCTCCGAGGACGGCGGGGTCGCCGTCGCCAGCACCTGGCCCATCGTCCGCCAGGAGCAGCACCTGTTCTCCGACGCCTGCGGCGGTGACTGGTTCTCCAACAAGGGCTTCGCCTACGTCGAGCTGGACTCCCCGGGCGGCCCGGTGCACGTTGTCGGCACCCACCTGCAGTCCGAGGACGACGGGTGCAGCGAGGGACTGGACGAGGAGGTGCGCTGGTCCCAGCTGGACCGCATCCGCACCGTGCTTGACGGGCAGGACATCCCCGACGACGAGCCCGTCTATGTCGCCGGTGACCTGAACGTGGACCGGGGAACGGACGAGTACGCGCGCATGCTCGACCAGCTCGGCGCCGTCGGCCCCACCCACACCGGTGCCGAGCACTCCTTCGACCCGGACAGCAACTCGATCGCCGGATACCGCTACCCGGACGCGGCCAGCGAGCAGCTCGACCACGTGCTGCCCATCGCCAACGGCGCCGCTCCCGACTCCTACACCAACGACACCGCCGAGGTGCACAGCGACCCGTGGACGCCCCCGTCCGGCGGCGACTCCTACACCGACCACTCCGACCACTACCCGGTGTTCGGCCGAAGCTCCTGA
- a CDS encoding ABC transporter permease: protein MASRALAVWQNRQVVSLLVSRDLKVKYQKSFLGYAWSLLEPLAMAGVYYFVFGVVLNTDRGTPGGPDWPGGFALFLLSGLLPWLWFSSALGESPKALLSHSKLITTMQVPREIFPIASVTTKFVDYLATWPVLLAFVFFLGGETSLFGVFVWLPLALVVQLMFTLGITFLLCSINILVRDVERVVRILNRVLFYASAIIYPANMVLGIEGIPDWFKVLYELNPLMGIFQMHHTVWFPHGAPSTLALSSALVGAVLMFVVGYTTFRRLETSVLKEL from the coding sequence GTGGCGTCAAGGGCGCTGGCCGTCTGGCAGAACCGGCAGGTCGTGAGCCTCCTGGTTTCGCGTGATCTGAAGGTCAAGTACCAGAAATCGTTCCTCGGCTACGCCTGGTCCCTGCTGGAGCCCCTGGCGATGGCCGGGGTGTACTACTTCGTCTTCGGTGTGGTCCTGAACACGGACCGGGGAACCCCGGGAGGGCCGGACTGGCCCGGCGGGTTCGCGTTGTTCCTGTTGTCGGGACTCCTGCCGTGGCTGTGGTTCAGCTCGGCCCTGGGCGAGTCGCCGAAGGCGCTGCTCAGCCATTCCAAGCTCATCACGACGATGCAGGTGCCCCGGGAGATCTTCCCGATCGCGTCGGTGACCACCAAGTTCGTGGACTACCTGGCGACCTGGCCGGTGCTGCTGGCGTTCGTGTTCTTCCTGGGCGGCGAGACCAGCCTGTTCGGCGTGTTCGTGTGGCTGCCGCTGGCACTGGTGGTGCAGCTGATGTTCACGCTCGGCATCACCTTCCTCCTGTGCTCGATCAACATCCTGGTGCGGGACGTCGAGCGTGTGGTGCGCATCCTCAACCGTGTGCTGTTCTACGCTTCGGCTATCATCTACCCGGCCAACATGGTGTTGGGGATCGAGGGAATTCCCGACTGGTTCAAGGTCCTCTACGAGTTGAATCCGCTGATGGGCATCTTCCAGATGCACCACACCGTGTGGTTCCCGCACGGCGCGCCGAGTACGCTGGCACTATCCTCGGCGCTGGTGGGAGCGGTACTCATGTTCGTCGTCGGATACACGACATTCCGGCGGTTGGAGACCTCCGTCCTGAAGGAGCTGTGA
- a CDS encoding glycosyltransferase family 2 protein — protein MTWPAVSVVMPVLNEERHLEGAVRHVLAQDYPGELEVVLAVGPSTDGTWEVAETLAGSDPRVTVVENPSGQTPAGLNAAIAASAHSVVARIDGHSMMPEDYLRVAVETLEETGADNVGGIMAAEGVTPWERAVAAAMTSRVGVGNARFHTGGEGGPADTVYLGVFQRAALDRVNGYDEAFLRAQDWEMNYRIRRTGGTVWFEPRMRVSYRPRRTLAALARQYFHYGRWRRVVARQHRGTMNARYLAPPAAVVAIAAGTVAGVVFWPAWIVPLGYLAAILVASVPLARGLSPRSWPLIPAALATMHMAWGVGFLTSPSGLGADSRVAAAASAE, from the coding sequence GTGACCTGGCCGGCTGTATCCGTCGTCATGCCCGTGCTGAACGAGGAGCGCCACCTGGAGGGCGCTGTCCGGCACGTGCTCGCCCAGGACTACCCGGGTGAGCTGGAGGTGGTGCTGGCTGTCGGTCCCTCGACGGACGGCACATGGGAGGTGGCCGAGACCCTGGCCGGATCCGACCCCCGCGTCACCGTGGTGGAGAATCCCAGCGGGCAGACCCCCGCCGGCCTCAACGCCGCGATCGCCGCCTCCGCCCACTCCGTCGTGGCCCGGATCGACGGGCACTCCATGATGCCCGAGGACTACCTCCGGGTGGCGGTGGAGACGCTGGAGGAGACCGGCGCCGACAACGTGGGCGGAATCATGGCGGCGGAGGGCGTGACCCCGTGGGAGAGAGCCGTCGCGGCCGCCATGACGTCCAGGGTGGGCGTGGGCAACGCGCGTTTCCACACCGGTGGTGAGGGAGGACCCGCGGACACGGTCTACCTGGGGGTGTTCCAACGCGCCGCGCTGGACCGGGTGAACGGCTACGACGAGGCGTTCCTGCGCGCCCAGGACTGGGAGATGAACTACCGCATCCGCCGAACCGGCGGAACCGTGTGGTTCGAACCGCGCATGCGGGTGTCCTACCGGCCGCGGAGGACCCTCGCGGCGCTCGCCCGGCAGTACTTCCACTACGGCCGCTGGCGCCGCGTCGTGGCCCGCCAGCACAGGGGGACGATGAACGCCCGGTACCTGGCGCCGCCGGCGGCGGTGGTGGCCATCGCGGCGGGCACCGTGGCGGGTGTGGTGTTCTGGCCGGCGTGGATCGTTCCGCTGGGCTACCTCGCCGCGATCCTGGTGGCCTCGGTCCCGTTGGCGCGTGGACTGTCCCCCCGGTCGTGGCCGCTGATCCCGGCGGCGTTGGCGACGATGCACATGGCGTGGGGTGTGGGGTTCCTCACGAGCCCGTCCGGGCTCGGCGCCGACTCCCGCGTCGCCGCGGCCGCTTCCGCGGAGTAG
- a CDS encoding IspD/TarI family cytidylyltransferase — protein MPHHTATTTDPDTTRPYTIAAVLAGGVGARVGGTEPKQFLPLGGRTVLERAVSAFDGEPGVDEVLVLTVEEHLSRTERLVAEAGLNKVSAVLTGGATRTATSLAVLDALRGRPGTERILLHDAARPLVSGRTVRRCLEALDHAGAVGTAVPATDTVVRVEPSGSGTGEVIREVVPRSALRRMQTPQGFRLEVLRRAYDLALADPGFTATDDCGVVLDYTPEHEVRIVEGEDTNLKITNPGDLEIAETLLRRRGAHE, from the coding sequence ATGCCGCACCACACCGCAACGACCACGGACCCGGACACGACACGCCCGTACACCATCGCCGCCGTACTGGCGGGCGGGGTGGGAGCCCGGGTGGGCGGCACCGAACCCAAACAGTTCCTCCCCCTGGGAGGGCGCACCGTTCTGGAACGGGCCGTCTCCGCGTTCGACGGCGAACCGGGCGTCGACGAGGTCCTCGTCCTCACGGTGGAGGAGCACCTGTCCCGCACCGAACGGCTCGTCGCCGAGGCCGGCCTGAACAAGGTCAGCGCGGTTCTCACGGGCGGCGCCACCCGCACGGCGACCTCGCTTGCCGTCCTGGACGCGCTGCGCGGCCGCCCCGGCACGGAACGGATCCTCCTGCACGACGCCGCACGCCCCCTTGTCAGCGGGCGGACGGTCCGCCGCTGCCTGGAGGCCCTCGACCACGCCGGTGCGGTGGGAACGGCGGTTCCCGCCACCGACACGGTCGTACGGGTCGAACCCAGCGGCTCGGGGACCGGGGAGGTGATCCGCGAGGTTGTGCCCCGCTCCGCCCTGCGGCGGATGCAGACACCGCAGGGGTTCCGGCTCGAGGTGCTCCGGCGCGCCTACGATCTGGCCCTGGCCGACCCCGGGTTCACCGCCACCGACGACTGCGGGGTCGTCCTGGACTACACACCCGAGCACGAGGTCCGGATCGTGGAGGGGGAGGACACCAACCTCAAGATCACCAACCCCGGCGACCTGGAGATCGCCGAGACGCTGCTGCGCCGCCGCGGCGCGCACGAGTAG
- a CDS encoding UDP-glucose dehydrogenase family protein: MVAERISVIGTGYLGATHAACMAELGFDVLGVDVDREKVDQLSAGRLPFYEPGLEEVLNRNLANGRLRFTSDYAAAAEFADIHFVCVGTPQRPDSNAADLTHVTAAVESLAPLLTRPAVVIGKSTVPVGTAAGIAERIAELAPAGSEVGLGWSPEFLREGFGVHDTLHPNRIVIGSDSERVVSTMRELSAAQLAEDIPFLVTDLQTAELVKVSANAFLATKISFINAMAEVSEAAGADVMKLAQALSHDDRIGGKFLGPGLGFGGGCLPKDIRAFMARADELGVEPALSFLSEVDAINQRRRSRTVDLARVLIGGGFAGRRVGVLGAAFKPNSDDIRDSPALEVAATVASLGATVTVYDPEALEKAQQEHPELNYAHSMLEAVRDAEVVLLLTEWGEFRDVDPKQLAKVVAEPRIVDGRNALDPEHWRAHGWTYRALGRP, from the coding sequence TTGGTCGCAGAACGGATTTCGGTGATCGGAACCGGATATCTGGGCGCCACACACGCCGCCTGCATGGCCGAACTGGGTTTCGACGTGCTGGGGGTCGACGTCGACCGGGAGAAGGTCGACCAGCTCTCCGCCGGACGGCTCCCGTTCTACGAACCCGGCCTGGAGGAGGTTCTCAACCGCAACCTCGCCAACGGGCGTCTGCGGTTCACGAGCGACTACGCCGCGGCGGCGGAGTTCGCCGACATCCACTTCGTCTGTGTGGGAACACCGCAGCGTCCGGATTCCAACGCCGCGGACCTGACCCATGTCACGGCCGCCGTGGAGAGTCTGGCTCCCCTCCTCACCCGCCCGGCGGTGGTCATCGGCAAGTCCACGGTTCCCGTCGGTACCGCGGCCGGGATAGCGGAGCGGATCGCCGAGCTCGCCCCGGCCGGCTCCGAGGTCGGCCTCGGCTGGAGCCCGGAGTTCCTGCGGGAGGGGTTCGGCGTGCACGACACCCTGCACCCCAACCGCATCGTGATCGGCAGCGACTCCGAGAGGGTCGTGTCCACGATGCGGGAGCTCTCCGCCGCCCAGCTCGCGGAGGACATCCCGTTCCTGGTGACCGACCTGCAGACCGCGGAGCTCGTCAAGGTGTCCGCGAACGCCTTCCTGGCCACGAAGATCTCGTTCATCAACGCCATGGCGGAGGTGTCCGAGGCGGCGGGCGCCGACGTCATGAAGCTCGCCCAGGCGCTGTCCCACGACGACCGGATCGGGGGTAAGTTCCTCGGGCCCGGGCTCGGGTTCGGGGGTGGTTGCCTGCCCAAGGACATCCGGGCGTTCATGGCCCGCGCCGACGAGCTGGGGGTGGAGCCCGCGCTGTCCTTCCTCAGCGAGGTGGACGCCATCAACCAGCGGCGCAGGTCCCGCACGGTCGACCTCGCGCGCGTGCTCATCGGCGGTGGTTTCGCCGGCCGCAGGGTCGGGGTGCTGGGGGCGGCGTTCAAACCCAACTCCGACGACATCCGCGACTCGCCCGCCCTCGAGGTCGCCGCCACGGTGGCGTCGCTCGGGGCCACGGTCACGGTCTACGACCCCGAGGCCCTGGAGAAGGCCCAGCAGGAGCACCCCGAGCTGAACTACGCCCACTCCATGCTGGAGGCGGTCCGGGACGCCGAGGTGGTGCTGCTGCTCACCGAGTGGGGCGAGTTCCGCGACGTCGACCCGAAACAGCTCGCCAAGGTGGTCGCCGAACCCAGGATCGTGGACGGCCGCAACGCCCTCGACCCCGAGCACTGGCGCGCCCACGGCTGGACCTACCGCGCCCTGGGACGGCCGTGA
- a CDS encoding PIN domain-containing protein, which produces MGYLLAVKAGTEAESGFLASLAMEDFTLASLTPADTQRMAQLVTRYADLPLGTTDASVIALAERLGTYEVATLDRRHFTVVRPSHVESLHLLP; this is translated from the coding sequence GTGGGATACCTGCTCGCGGTGAAGGCCGGTACCGAGGCCGAGTCGGGGTTTCTGGCCTCACTGGCGATGGAGGACTTCACCCTCGCCAGCCTTACCCCCGCCGATACACAGCGCATGGCCCAGCTCGTCACGCGCTACGCTGACCTTCCCTTGGGGACGACGGATGCCTCCGTGATCGCTCTGGCGGAGCGCCTCGGTACGTATGAGGTAGCCACTCTCGACCGTCGGCATTTCACCGTGGTTCGGCCCAGTCACGTCGAGTCGCTGCATCTCCTGCCCTGA